The Populus trichocarpa isolate Nisqually-1 chromosome 11, P.trichocarpa_v4.1, whole genome shotgun sequence genome has a segment encoding these proteins:
- the LOC18103414 gene encoding G-type lectin S-receptor-like serine/threonine-protein kinase At4g27290 → MRTTMDRIAPIFLFLLLIIDTSTAIDTINTTQSIRDGDTILSANGAYELGFFSPGNSANRYLGVWYAKISVMTVVWVANRETPLNDSSGVLRLTNQGILVLSNRNGSIVWSSDSSRPATNPAAQLLDSGNLVVKEEGDDNLESSLWQSFEHPADTLLPEMKLGRNRITGMDSYITSWKSPDDPSRGNVSVILVPYGYPEIIVVENSIVKHRSGPWNGLRFSGMPQSKPNPKSQILN, encoded by the coding sequence ATGAGAACAACAATGGATCGCATAGCTCccatatttctctttttattgttgattattGATACATCCACTGCAATTGACACCATAAACACAACTCAATCCATTAGAGATGGTGATACTATTCTTTCAGCTAATGGAGCCTATGAGTTGGGATTTTTTAGCCCGGGGAATTCTGCAAACCGATACTTGGGGGTATGGTATGCTAAAATATCTGTGATGACTGTAGTTTGGGTTGCCAACAGAGAAACCCCACTTAATGATTCATCAGGTGTTTTAAGGCTTACCAACCAAGGAATTCTCGTCCTTTCAAATCGGAACGGGAGCATAGTTTGGTCTTCCGACTCATCGCGACCTGCGACTAATCCAGCCGCTCAACTTTTGGATTCAGGAAACCTTGTTGTGAAGGAGGAGGGTGATGATAACCTGGAAAGCTCCTTGTGGCAGAGTTTTGAACATCCAGCTGATACATTATTGCCTGAAATGAAGCTAGGACGGAATAGAATAACAGGGATGGACTCTTACATTACATCCTGGAAGTCACCGGATGATCCTTCAAGAGGTAATGTTTCAGTAATTCTTGTTCCTTATGGATATCCTGAGATAATTGTGGTGGAGAATTCAATTGTTAAGCACCGGTCTGGACCGTGGAATGGTCTGAGGTTCAGTGGCATGCCTCAATCAAAACCAAATCCCAAATCCCAAATACtcaattga
- the LOC127903992 gene encoding uncharacterized protein LOC127903992 isoform X2 translates to MLTNRRIADTVRVEDDQDNVPIGRLRTARQRRRRGAPVPQHVEEVPPPVEEEPQEIEEEDIVDEPGVGVADPEPVTEFQQLSQVVRTWIEFSMERDKRRDRDVPSTSHTVQGVNVPLNDFMKLAPPIFTGMDSSEDPQRFLDDIWRRCEALGCTDHRAVSLASFRLEGDVAISWFESRKRARPVEAQWTWKEFSSMFLDRFLPQSVRDAPLYEFERLSQGSMTVDEYDLKFTQLSRYAEHLLPTEEWRVKRFIRGLKSSMYKVMVSQVFPSYSLAVDSARLIEARELEDMTAGQSKRPREEGQSFRQQGLSAGPSRGRSGRQGSWVQRRFRQRPSVSGSSGQSGSSGTQSLVQTAPRSSFVSPGDSSLCQHCGGSHTSAECYRRTGACFSCGQIGHKIRECPRRQLSASGLSASVQHPIQAPSTSQSVAHGGRGFGGRGQRGRGAGDRGQIQQGQGHARVFALTQQDAQASNTVVSDNPDILPAGRQ, encoded by the exons atgCTGACGAATAGACGAATAGCTGATACTGTTAGAGTAGAGGATGATCAGGATAATGTCCCTATTGGGCGGTTGAGAACTGCAAGGCAGAGAAGGAGGCGCGGTGCACCCGTGCCTCAACATGTTGAGGAGGTACCTCCACCAGTGGAGGAAGAGCCTCAGGAGATAGAAGAGGAAGATATTGTTGATGAACCAGGTGTGGGGGTAGCTGACCCTGAACCTGTTACAGAGTTTCAGCAACTTAGCCAGGTTGTGCGGACCTGGATAGAATTTTCTATGGAGAGAGATAAAAGGAGGGATAGAGATGTACCCTCGACATCCCACACTGTTCAGGGAGTTAATGTGCCGTTGAATGACTTCATGAAGTTGGCACCTCCTATTTTTACTGGGATGGATAGTTCAGAGGATCCTCAGAGGTTCCTAGATGATATTTGGCGACGGTGTGAAGCTTTGGGATGTACAGACCACCGAGCTGTGAGTTTGGCATCGTTCAGGTTGGAAGGAGATGTGGCAATCTCTTGGTTTGAGTCTAGGAAAAGAGCAAGACCAGTAGAGGCTCAGTGGACATGGAAGGAGTTTAGCTCCATGTTCTTAGACAGGTTTCTCCCTCAGAGCGTCAGAGATGCTCCACTTTATGAGTTTGAGAGGCTATCTCAGGGGAGCATGACAGTGGATGAGTATGATCTGAAGTTCACTCAGCTGTCTAGGTATGCAGAACATCTTCTACCCACTGAGGAGTGGAGGGTGAAGAGGTTTATTAGAGGACTCAAATCCTCTATGTATAAGGTGATGGTGTCACAGGTGTTTCCATCATACTCTTTAGCTGTTGATAGCGCCAGATTGATAGAGGCGCGAGAATTAGAGGATATGACTGCAGGCCAGTCTAAGAGACCTAGAGAAGAGGGTCAGTCTTTTAGGCAACAGGGATTAAGTGCAGGTCCGTCTAGGGGACGAAGTGGCCGTCAGGGCTCATGGGTTCAGAGGAGGTTTAGACAGAGACCGTCAGTTAGTGGCTCAAGCGGTCAGAGTGGCAGTAGTGGTACTCAGAGTTTAGTTCAGACTGCACCTCGTAGTTCATTTGTTTCACCTGGGGATAGTTCTTTATGTCAGCACTGTGGAGGAAGTCATACTAGTGCAGAGTGCTACAGAAGGACTGGGGCTTGTTTTAGTTGTGGCCAGATAGGTCATAAGATCAGAGAGTGCCCGAGGAGACAGTTGTCAGCTTCGGGGTTATCTGCTTCAGTCCAACATCCTATTCAGGCACCATCGACGAGCCAGTCTGTGGCTCATGGGGGTAGAGGTTTTGGTGGCCGTGGTCAGAGAGGCCGGGGTGCAGGTGATAGAGGTCAGATACAGCAGGGTCAGGGGCATGCTAGAGTTTTTGCCTTGACTCAGCAGGATGCTCAGGCATCCAACACAGTTGTTTCAG ataatcctgatattctaccggcgggacgtcagtag
- the LOC127903992 gene encoding uncharacterized protein LOC127903992 isoform X1: MLTNRRIADTVRVEDDQDNVPIGRLRTARQRRRRGAPVPQHVEEVPPPVEEEPQEIEEEDIVDEPGVGVADPEPVTEFQQLSQVVRTWIEFSMERDKRRDRDVPSTSHTVQGVNVPLNDFMKLAPPIFTGMDSSEDPQRFLDDIWRRCEALGCTDHRAVSLASFRLEGDVAISWFESRKRARPVEAQWTWKEFSSMFLDRFLPQSVRDAPLYEFERLSQGSMTVDEYDLKFTQLSRYAEHLLPTEEWRVKRFIRGLKSSMYKVMVSQVFPSYSLAVDSARLIEARELEDMTAGQSKRPREEGQSFRQQGLSAGPSRGRSGRQGSWVQRRFRQRPSVSGSSGQSGSSGTQSLVQTAPRSSFVSPGDSSLCQHCGGSHTSAECYRRTGACFSCGQIGHKIRECPRRQLSASGLSASVQHPIQAPSTSQSVAHGGRGFGGRGQRGRGAGDRGQIQQGQGHARVFALTQQDAQASNTVVSDNPDILPIGRQ, encoded by the exons atgCTGACGAATAGACGAATAGCTGATACTGTTAGAGTAGAGGATGATCAGGATAATGTCCCTATTGGGCGGTTGAGAACTGCAAGGCAGAGAAGGAGGCGCGGTGCACCCGTGCCTCAACATGTTGAGGAGGTACCTCCACCAGTGGAGGAAGAGCCTCAGGAGATAGAAGAGGAAGATATTGTTGATGAACCAGGTGTGGGGGTAGCTGACCCTGAACCTGTTACAGAGTTTCAGCAACTTAGCCAGGTTGTGCGGACCTGGATAGAATTTTCTATGGAGAGAGATAAAAGGAGGGATAGAGATGTACCCTCGACATCCCACACTGTTCAGGGAGTTAATGTGCCGTTGAATGACTTCATGAAGTTGGCACCTCCTATTTTTACTGGGATGGATAGTTCAGAGGATCCTCAGAGGTTCCTAGATGATATTTGGCGACGGTGTGAAGCTTTGGGATGTACAGACCACCGAGCTGTGAGTTTGGCATCGTTCAGGTTGGAAGGAGATGTGGCAATCTCTTGGTTTGAGTCTAGGAAAAGAGCAAGACCAGTAGAGGCTCAGTGGACATGGAAGGAGTTTAGCTCCATGTTCTTAGACAGGTTTCTCCCTCAGAGCGTCAGAGATGCTCCACTTTATGAGTTTGAGAGGCTATCTCAGGGGAGCATGACAGTGGATGAGTATGATCTGAAGTTCACTCAGCTGTCTAGGTATGCAGAACATCTTCTACCCACTGAGGAGTGGAGGGTGAAGAGGTTTATTAGAGGACTCAAATCCTCTATGTATAAGGTGATGGTGTCACAGGTGTTTCCATCATACTCTTTAGCTGTTGATAGCGCCAGATTGATAGAGGCGCGAGAATTAGAGGATATGACTGCAGGCCAGTCTAAGAGACCTAGAGAAGAGGGTCAGTCTTTTAGGCAACAGGGATTAAGTGCAGGTCCGTCTAGGGGACGAAGTGGCCGTCAGGGCTCATGGGTTCAGAGGAGGTTTAGACAGAGACCGTCAGTTAGTGGCTCAAGCGGTCAGAGTGGCAGTAGTGGTACTCAGAGTTTAGTTCAGACTGCACCTCGTAGTTCATTTGTTTCACCTGGGGATAGTTCTTTATGTCAGCACTGTGGAGGAAGTCATACTAGTGCAGAGTGCTACAGAAGGACTGGGGCTTGTTTTAGTTGTGGCCAGATAGGTCATAAGATCAGAGAGTGCCCGAGGAGACAGTTGTCAGCTTCGGGGTTATCTGCTTCAGTCCAACATCCTATTCAGGCACCATCGACGAGCCAGTCTGTGGCTCATGGGGGTAGAGGTTTTGGTGGCCGTGGTCAGAGAGGCCGGGGTGCAGGTGATAGAGGTCAGATACAGCAGGGTCAGGGGCATGCTAGAGTTTTTGCCTTGACTCAGCAGGATGCTCAGGCATCCAACACAGTTGTTTCAG ataatcctgatattctaccgataggacgtcagtag